In Hymenobacter aquaticus, a single window of DNA contains:
- the htpG gene encoding molecular chaperone HtpG, with amino-acid sequence MQEKGSISIHTENIFPIIKKFLYSDHEIFLRELVSNAVDATQKLKSLGQLGEFKGELGELKVKVSVDKEARTITISDRGLGMTAEEIKKYINQIAFSGATEFVEKYKEKDAAAKDQIIGQFGLGFYSAFMVADNVEIFSKSYKDDTEGAHWVCDGSTEFTLETTDKADRGTDVVLHVAADSDEFLEPARLRTILTKYCKFLPIEIEFEGEVINQTQPIWAKQPSELTDEDYTKFYQELYPFSEPPLFWIHLNVDYPFNLTGILYFPKVKDELQFSRNKIQLYSRQVFITDEVKDVVPEFLMLLHGVIDSPDIPLNVSRSFLQADAAVKKINTYITKKVADKLAELYRKDRAGFEEKWSDIGLFVKYGMLSDEKFYEKAKDFVLLQNTAGKFFTLSEYQEFVQANQKDKNEQTVVLYTTDAEAQHGFVQAAQDRGYDVLKLDTVLDSHFIGQLEQKLEKVTFKRVDADTIGKLIEKDEATESVLSDDDKTKLQELFTTAISNPQMHVQIEALSPQDAPVIITVPEFMRRMKDMQRAGGGGGMQMFGSLPDSYTVSVNANHPVAQRVLSADDEASQKLARQAFDLALLAQGLLKGEALTAFVKRSADLLTA; translated from the coding sequence ATGCAAGAGAAAGGTAGCATCTCGATTCATACCGAGAATATCTTCCCCATCATCAAGAAGTTTCTCTACTCCGACCACGAAATCTTCCTGCGGGAGCTGGTTTCCAACGCCGTAGACGCCACCCAGAAGCTGAAAAGCCTGGGGCAGCTGGGCGAGTTCAAGGGGGAACTGGGCGAGCTGAAAGTGAAGGTAAGCGTGGACAAGGAAGCCCGTACCATCACCATTTCGGACCGCGGCCTGGGCATGACGGCCGAGGAAATCAAGAAGTACATCAACCAGATTGCCTTCTCCGGCGCCACTGAGTTTGTGGAGAAGTATAAGGAGAAGGACGCCGCGGCTAAAGACCAGATTATCGGGCAGTTTGGCCTGGGCTTCTACTCGGCCTTCATGGTGGCCGACAACGTGGAAATCTTCTCCAAGAGCTACAAGGACGACACCGAAGGCGCCCACTGGGTGTGCGACGGCAGCACCGAATTCACGCTCGAAACCACCGATAAGGCCGACCGGGGCACCGACGTGGTGCTGCACGTAGCCGCCGACTCGGACGAGTTTCTGGAGCCGGCCCGCCTGCGCACCATCCTGACCAAGTACTGCAAGTTCCTGCCCATCGAAATCGAGTTTGAGGGCGAGGTTATCAACCAGACCCAGCCGATCTGGGCCAAGCAGCCTTCCGAGCTAACCGACGAGGACTACACCAAGTTCTACCAGGAGCTGTACCCCTTCTCCGAGCCCCCGCTGTTCTGGATTCACCTCAACGTGGACTATCCGTTCAACCTGACCGGGATTCTGTACTTCCCCAAGGTGAAGGACGAGCTGCAGTTCTCGCGCAACAAAATCCAGCTTTACTCGCGCCAGGTGTTCATCACCGACGAGGTGAAGGACGTGGTGCCCGAGTTCCTGATGCTGCTCCACGGCGTGATTGACTCGCCCGATATTCCCCTGAACGTGTCGCGCAGCTTCCTGCAGGCTGATGCCGCGGTGAAGAAAATCAACACATACATTACCAAGAAGGTAGCGGACAAGCTGGCTGAGCTGTACCGTAAGGACCGGGCCGGTTTCGAGGAAAAATGGTCCGACATCGGGCTGTTCGTGAAGTACGGCATGCTCTCCGACGAGAAGTTCTACGAGAAAGCCAAAGACTTCGTGCTGCTGCAAAATACGGCTGGTAAGTTCTTTACCCTGAGCGAGTATCAGGAGTTCGTGCAGGCCAACCAGAAAGACAAGAATGAGCAAACCGTGGTGCTCTACACCACCGACGCTGAGGCGCAGCACGGCTTCGTGCAGGCCGCCCAGGACCGGGGCTACGACGTGCTCAAGCTGGACACCGTACTCGACTCCCACTTCATCGGGCAGCTCGAGCAGAAACTGGAGAAAGTCACCTTCAAGCGCGTGGACGCCGACACCATCGGCAAGCTCATTGAGAAGGACGAGGCTACCGAGAGCGTACTCAGCGACGACGACAAGACCAAGTTGCAGGAGCTCTTCACCACGGCCATCAGCAACCCACAGATGCACGTGCAGATCGAGGCCCTGTCGCCCCAGGATGCGCCGGTTATCATCACCGTGCCCGAGTTTATGCGCCGCATGAAGGACATGCAGCGCGCCGGTGGGGGCGGAGGCATGCAGATGTTCGGCTCGTTGCCCGACAGCTACACCGTGAGCGTGAATGCCAACCACCCCGTGGCCCAGCGTGTACTCAGCGCCGACGACGAAGCCAGCCAGAAGCTGGCCCGCCAGGCCTTCGACCTGGCGCTGCTGGCCCAGGGCCTGCTGAAGGGCGAGGCCCTGACGGCCTTCGTGAAGCGCAGCGCCGACCTGCTGACGGCTT